The genomic window tgcacgtttaagatcccattctccatgtcaacattcagttggttatacaaaacaaacatatccagcatgcacgatGTTGTAATATCTTCTGATATTATATAATAATGGTATGAGCTGCCATTTATCCCAAGTGGAAGACGACAGTGCATAAGATCAACATGAACAGTaaccaaaaataaatgaatataatacaaatataaaaaagaacagctTCCTGTTAATACCTTTGTCCTTATCCTTCGACAGTAAGTCAGTGGTGGTGCCTTTCTCGCTGCAAAAGCAGACGATGTCGACAGAGGGGTGGCCTCAATAGAGGGCAATGGAACCGTCATAATTCTCTTCAAGGTTAAACTAAGTCTGCTTTTATCCATCTCACCGCACGTTCGGGTTCCTCTAAGCAACAGGATGAAGTATAAATCAGAGGCTGTTCCTCAAATAAAAACCTGCACACGTGAATCTAGCCATTTACATTTTGCTTTCGAGATGAACTTGAAACGTGCTTGTTCGACTTCTTTACGCAAACGGATCGGACAGGAAGTTGCATGTGAATGTTTGTAAGCATTACTTCCCCTGCAGTTAGCCCAAGAGAAAAATACGGAAAGCAtggggaaagaggggaaagatTCTAAAGGCAAAGGGATTCTTTTAAAGAATCATATCAACGAATCAATTATTTGTATCAGGTACATATATAGTGATAGTTTTCTTTGTACACTTATTTACAGGAAGTGCATCTGGACTTCTTGATAGCAAGAgtagttttgtttctttattgttttgCAGGCAGCTCATCTCTGTCTTCAGCAATCGCCCCCAAATCCAGAGCAATGCAGATTCTACATCCAGACACTGAAAACCGTGGCAGAGAAGCATGTTATCCGCCTGTGAGTAGAATACAAACCAAATGCTGTATGCGGGGTTGTCTGACAACCAGTTCTGTAGTTAACATGAACTCATTGTTACAAACTTAAGACAAAACAGAGTGTGCATTTCATAATAATAGTGAATAATTATTTTTGttcactacatttttttttttttttgcatttgagtcTTGATAATTGATCTATTGTAATCCACGAATCATTAGGCTTGTTCAGTGATAACATATTTTCAACTGATTCAAGTATATCACTTACAAAGCCCCATTCTGATAATATTGATTGCTTAGCCATGAAGCCAGACTGCATTAATGTCTTTTCAGAAATGGACACAATCACTTCATCTCAAAGAAGACTATCCCGTCAGATCCATAAACATTGAAGACATTGACAATGACATGAACTCACCAGAGGCATGGAATTAGGGAGCTGAAGTCAAAATCTGCTTCATCTTATTTCAGATTGTGCAAAGAGAACCAAAAGGAATGGTGATAATACTTGATACTAATTGTAAGTTATccagtcgtgtgtgtgttgtgactgtatagcttcagtttgtgtttgttgtatggTTTGATCGGGGTTTGTTTGCAGGCACCCTGAAATCAAAAGATCAATCTGCAGAAAGTGTTACATGCTGCTTGTTCCTGGCATCACATCATCCTGCAAGATCAAAAGTATGTCCTGTGTAGACTGCTGGATGATGAGGCAGCGCTGTCTTTTAACTCTCTTCCATAAGACATGCCTCTCCAGTGACTTGTCTGTTTTGATATCATGGACTGTATTGTTACAAGAGCAGTAACTTTTCTCAGGTCACGTAAAAGTCATTAACTGTGAACATCCGGTTTGGCATTACACAAAGCACATACTTTCAAATAATGAATATTTCCATCACAAAAATTCCATGTGTTTTGTTTCCAGtgactgaaaaaaataaatcttAATCAATAATTGTTGTCATATTTATTGAATTCATTACTGGATTGAAGTAGACATTTCACTTTTCAGTGTCATGTATATGTCTCAGCTGACCGAACATATTTACAAAGATGATGATATGTGTCGACATCGAGTTGTAAATACATTGGAAAAAGCCTGTTTGTGAATACTTGTGTGTATACAACTTTATCCATATGAAAGAGAACAAGAATATCCTCTTAGTATCTAATATTCTCATTTTAATGAGTGAAATGAAATTTTGTTGAGATTTTCATGGTTCTTTTGGCAGTGGAAATTCTTTTATGTGTGTACtaaaatgtaaaaaacaaacaaactgttaaCTCCTTTTTTCTATAATTTTGTGGTAATTAGTCTGCATTGAATCATAAATGTCAAGTTGTTAACTTTCTCTTGATCATTTTTTCACTCTTGGTTCCTTTGTTGtgcagagaagggggagaagcaGACTGCAGTGTCATGTCTGCACTGTGGCAGTGTGAAACACTTCCCCTGGAAGAAGAATTACCAGTTGTGGGTTGAGAAACCAGAGGCTTTTCAGCCTTCCTGAGAACAACATGAATAAGTCGAGAGTATGATCATTATTCAGATGGAGTGTTTGTGCTGTATGTTTTGTTGGgagattgattttaaaaaaaaattatataaggAGACTGAGTTGATGACAAATACTCAACATGGATGTAAATTGTATAATTTCTAAGGGCATTTGATTTGCATTCAGTGTCATATTTTTGTCATTTCCATGGTGATGAAAATGAACAACAATGAATTTGACTTTCAAATATAAGTGGAATTTTCAAATGGTGAGACCAAAGTTGAGCGGAAAGTATGCAAGTTGTTGGTCAGTGTGAACAAGTGTGGTAAGTGTGATCCAGTGTGGTGTTAAACACCAGGTGTCTTTCCAAGTGTCAAGTTTTTGTGAGCTGGCACTGGAGTGAGTCTTAAAGTAGTTTCCAAACATAGATATTGTTTTCACAGCTGATAGTCCTATGTCATTTATAATATAGTTTCCAAATGTGGATTCCAAACATGGATCAGGTATTCAGAGCTGATCGTCAGTTATAGTATCCAAACATgcctgcatatatatttgtgtacctatcagattggaTTTTGTATGCAGAAATTTGCGACAGGACAACACTTTCATcaccatgtgttctttttcagtgtgctaaatgcgtgctgcacatgggaccttggatTATtatctcatacgaatgactagacgtacagtctgatttttcattcaaacttgggagaaagggtgagagtgggattcaaaccctggccctcatggactctgcattggcagatgagcgtcttaaccattctgccaccttcctcctccataGGGTTTATCACAGGACTGCAGCTGAACAAGACGTGGTGTGTCTGGGTATGGGGGTTCCTGGGTGTATGGAGGTTCCAGGGTGTATGGGGGTTCCAGGGTGTATGGGGGTTCCAAGTTGTCTGGGGGTTCCAGGGTGTCTGGCTATGGGGGTTCCAAGGTGTCTGGGGGTTCCAAGGTGTCAGGTGGTTCCAGGGTGTCTGGGGGTTCCAGGGTATCTGGGTATGGGGGTTCCAGGGTATCTGGGGCTTCCAGGGTGTCTGCGTATGGGAGTTCCAGGGTGTCTGGGTATGGGGGTTCCAGGGTGTCTGCATATGGGAGTTCCAGGGTGTCTGGGTATGGGGGTTCCAGGGTGTCATAGGGTTTTTTTCAGGATTTCTGGGGGTTCCAGGGTGTCTGAGTAAGGGGGTTCCAGGGTGTTTGGGCATGGGGGTTCCAGGGTGTCTGAGTAAGGGGGTTCCAGgatgtgaaggaggagaagatggagtggtggcctagtggtaacacatctGTGAAAGTAACTGAGGTGTGGGATTAAATCCCATAagtgccagtattttctccctgtccactagatcttgagtggtggtttggacgctagtcattaagatgagaggataaactgaggtcccttgtgtaAGTATGCACTTAAAATAACCCACatctgtgacaaagagtaattcaATACAAGATGggcaacacccacacccacacacaacaatacTGATAAATTTGAATCATTCAACATAATGGCATCATTTTGCAAGAGTTTATTCACACCTGTTTGTAAAGAATCACGATATATTTAATTTAGGGATTCTTTCTGGTATGGCATAACTGTTTAAAACACCAAAGACTGCAGACTAACCAAATTTAAACTGGTATTTCATCTGCTGCCTGAAATCAAGGATTATTTATAATCGTAGTTACTGACACAGTAACTTCAAGTATTCATTCAAAACAATTACATTCAGTTCAGTttggttactcaaggaggcatcactgtgttcagacaaatccatataggctacaccacatctgcttagcagacgtctgaccagtagcgtaacccaacgtgcttaggccTTAAGggtaagaaaaaaatcaagatatTCAAAACAATATTGTAGTAAAATATTCAGTGCTTTCTGTTTTGCATCACAGAACCGTGGCATATAACAGTACTGATAAAATATATATGATGGAGAAGCATGCCCATCTCACATGTTTGGTATATTATTTGGAAGACAACCATTTCTTGATATAAAAGTCTCCAACTCTCCAAGTCATTTATATATAGAGGGTAAAAACTTGAGATTAACATTTTCCCTGATGtacttatgttaaaaaaaaaaaaatcagatcctGGTCCATCACTGAATACATATAGCTTACTGGTAATGCTGTCAAACACTTTTAtcaccaaaaaataataaaaaactgaAAATCATATTCCCATACATTAAGTGAGCTAAACACTTTTGCCTCCAATACACCATTGCTAGAGAATATAGGGTTAAAAAATAAGTCGGTAAACTGCAAATCACAATTATTGGCTCTTGTTTATAAATAACTcatcctcatatatatatatatatatatacttagaaATCTTAAAGAATGCTTAGGAAAAAAAGCACCCTCTCAAATGTAAAACTGATATATTTAATATCATTAAGGGAAAAAATTATAACAGGAATAGGTCTGGTTACATGAGCAAAAATCCCAGCTACGTTAAACCCTGCAAAAGGCAGACATTGTTACAAAGCCCCatgttggaagaagaaaaaaaagctggtgATGTATCACAAAAAATGATTAGTGTCATGTTTGCATAGGATACAGATAAGAAAATCAGCCCACGTGACTGACTGTAAACCAGGTCACTGGAACACCAGACAGGAGATCCACCAAGAAACTGTCTTGTTGTTGACTTGTGTTCCTGGGCTTCAAGGATTCTGTGTGTTCAGTGCAAGCCTTCCTTGCAGTCTGTCACATGGGCTCTGCTGGTGCTTCATACTGTCAAAGCTTCCTTTTTCTCATGCAAATAAGTGATCTCAAAATCATTTTGAATATGCCTAAATCATCTCACACTTCCAAATGTAACAATCTCACAAATATCACTATATCCATCTCACACTGCTGAATGTGACAATCTCACAAATACGCTGAATATGACTGAATTATCTCACACTGCCAAATGTGATAATCTCACATGTGACAAAAGCCACTTCAAAAAAATATACTGGATATGACTTATCACTGCTAAATTATACAGTGACCTTTGAATAGATAAGCAACTGGTTACCATTTTCTAAAAAAAAGTGTTATTAGACAACTCAAGTTTTCCTGAGAATATTCAAAGGAGAACAGTTTCCTGAGAGTACACAAAtaaaggagaagggggtggggggtatgcagGAAATTTCCAGAGAAAAGGAGTATTAGATAAAGTTACAGGAGAACATTGACAAAAAGTATGGTATACAAATCATTACAATATATGTTTTATGTATGCACAATACTGGAGTTCCATCCTTcccagataaataaagaaaatgtaaAAAGCCTACACAGATTGCACAACTGCAGACTTATTATCTTTAATGCATGTAAAGTCTTTTAAATAATACAGGTAATAGTTTGATGGAACGTGGCCACTGaaacataaaatacacacatgcagtattTTACAATAGAAGTGTTTTTGAACAGGGTTGGAATTTTACTCCaaaaggtaaaacaacaacacacacacaatacatgtaaTATTTCTTTTCTCTATACACAGCCCAGAAAAAGCTGACTACAAACACCATGTGTTGTAATGAACTGTCCTCACAATTCACTACAAAGTTTATTGCTTTGTTGAACAGTATGAAGCACCAGGATGTCCACTAAAATGTATTAATTCCCATTGACAGCTTCtgaaacaatacaaacaacagctTTTTCTATCACCAATCAATACACAAGCCTGTATACAAGggtgtgtaggtatatttgtgtgCTTGCTAGCAATGTACATGCATATATTGGTGTGCCCTGTGCACATGcagcttgtgtgtttgttatacAAGTATAATGTGAAAATCTGAACAAGATTCCTGGTGTTCTGCACCAAACTACTTTCACTGTCAGGAGTAACTTATGATTTCACCTGATACCAAGACTTTTTTTCTTGtccacaacatacatagaaaagtaagaaaaacatACACCACGTGAAACATTTTAAcaatatatatttataattttcaattacagcagatgtggtgtagcatataagtCAGCACACTTTGACATCTCCATGAAACTGTAACTTATCTGCTGTCAAACAATAGCTCTGACTGGACATCTAAACCCAAATGGGTCTTCAGTGTGTCCAAAACAAacttatttaattacacatacttaaccgtgacccaactagtgcagactccggcaggggtctgacatttctgtcttgtgcaaactactatccccctatgtggagaaaacaaaagtaactacggccgataacctcctggaagtaggtaacctcccctttgtcccactggctagcgccctctttttccagcagccatcatgactcctgttcctgtgctcttcatacggctaagttttttttttgtattttctgtctgtctgtcgattctctggcgttcttgttttttgtccaattatgtctccaaccaggtcacataattatgtagctcgattgggcgatcgcgctaaaattaaggcacgatcgcaatcgattcgctgacactctaggccctctactcctggccctctcaacaacgcctcctccacctgctctggtgacttctagaggtttgttgccccacactcaggtcagtgttgcctttaatgtcatttttatcgatcagCGAACGCACTCGACACATTTTCTTGGCCCTGCCAGTTGGCAGTGCATGAGTTgacctctatctctttacccatacccacagttgcaccaatggaatgtgccacaatccctttggggaaactacaaaaaaaaaaagaagcttgccttggatccgcacgctagactgggccctatgtacGATGTGTCTGTGGTGGCAGCCGTGaaatcggatcacgcgaccccccccccgccccccctcgcgGCATGCCttgaccgtctcggatccaatggcgACCGAGGCACacagggatgccctccccaggtgtagggaggaaggtggaccactaggggacactcTCGCCCATACGAGTGCATCCCCCTCCTTGTCTGGAGcgtccgatccaagggaggcaacccctgcttcggcacccttgccagtgaccgccgcagttatttcccttgcaccggcactgctcctcgactacagtgcaggtgcgtgcacggtcccaccaagctatgcggtgatgaccccatctgccacaccactgattgctgctgtttcccatccactaatggcgtctcagcaagctgctcaaccaaacaatcagcaactcatcgctaacttgctgcagcaattatgcaccactctgcttcccggtgccacaccttgcgcctgcaccgcccctcgcccacagagcaggtacgtgcaagGCCctttgaacttcggcagtgctggattcttctgccccatcgcctaactctgctgttacccagactaatattggcacttccacgtcggagtgcctcttgataacttgaTCCTGCCTcttggcagtgctcgggccgatcttgtctatccctttatccatcaacacacaacagctgaatgttggtcctctcgcaggagctattcgcaAGGTTGGACtgccgttcagctacagggggatgcacatcccacggcaagccgacggacttgccaccccctcgtccatgacgcccataacactggattacggcacCGTCATGCCAAATGCCCCGACCGTCTTGCGTCCGATGGTGACCGATttgggttgggatgcccacggcactaagggacattataactgttccccttgcggccgttttcgcctgtgtcggttacggtggcattgaaccacggactctcacacgcagcatgacactcctccctctacagcgaggacaggtcgcaccaggggatatgtgctcaaaagacaccatccttttcgccgattatcggcgccaagggaggcaactccgcatttgtaacctaggcagttgacgctgtagttacttttgccgacacagcacgtcactcctgcccccccgtGCTGTCTACCAACGATGttttttcggtttctcattgggtcctgaagcccattcatggactttacacaactttgcatagcaaccgcacctttcttgctgtttctcaggctattggccactgaactttggggttcttcatccccccacacttgcacacagtcctctgcaggcaaccaaccctattaccattcttttcttgttatacacaataacaggaaataaatcacaatatttccccttctattctttttgatttattatcaaaatcaacaatcaacaacaaacacaaaaagaaaaaaaaagagtatatatatatatatatatatatatatatatatatatatatatat from Babylonia areolata isolate BAREFJ2019XMU chromosome 1, ASM4173473v1, whole genome shotgun sequence includes these protein-coding regions:
- the LOC143296069 gene encoding ribonuclease P protein subunit p21-like encodes the protein MKQRDSFKESYQRINYLYQAAHLCLQQSPPNPEQCRFYIQTLKTVAEKHVIRLHPEIKRSICRKCYMLLVPGITSSCKIKKKGEKQTAVSCLHCGSVKHFPWKKNYQLWVEKPEAFQPS